One stretch of Harmonia axyridis chromosome 1, icHarAxyr1.1, whole genome shotgun sequence DNA includes these proteins:
- the LOC123670866 gene encoding stress-activated protein kinase alpha-like codes for MSPSSSKESEPENSETSRKADHNSIESWKNSTREDEQIYLAACSGEADRIFGAIRYLVAESSFSITEIIILLSYRIVRFQVRIMELLNLTNSVESLNEVMRYEMQYHGPDMLKGIILFITAIERPDRINLISSLLDLGCNINTKDIKARNILHRLVRKNSSSGPYLQVAELLIRRGIDINSKNKNDETPLEYAVIFENLEMLRLLLRCGATVRVSEFYMNFAHFAFVRGSAICFQAIIKFYLFRKIQGKDVEDHILDFIKTEEVSEHYNLCLQEIEYLKQNIVDTNVSLYDILFKPNTNVVKYLRNKDVLSEIQRNIMEKSEFSYDLAEILNEALIRRDLEDSSLVAFKHILKLPELVSEKIMSHLDNDELKSFSSAMGTLTQTKD; via the exons ATGTCGCCCTCATCATCCAAAGAATCG GAACCAGAAAATTCAGAGACAAGTCGAAAAGCAGATCACAATTCAATTGAGAGTTGGAAAAATTCTACAAGGGAAGATGAGCAAATTTACTTGGCTGCGTGTTCAGGAGAGGCGGATAGAATCTTTGGTGCAATTAGGTATCTAGTTGCCGAAAGCAGTTTCAGTATTACTGAAATCATAATTCTTTTGAGCTATCGCATTGTTCGTTTCCAAGTACGAATCATGGAATTGCTCAATTTAACAAATTCGGTAGAGAGTCTGAATGAGGTCATGCGGTATGAAATGCAATATCACGGACCAGATATGTTGAAAGGGATTATTCTTTTTATTACTGCCATCGAAAGACCAGATAGGATTAATCTGATCAGTTCGCTTTTAGATTTAGGTTGCAATATTAACACTAAAGACATAAAAGCACGGAATATCCTACATCGATTAGTACGTAAGAATTCATCATCGGGACCTTATTTACAAGTTGCAGAGCTGTTGATTCGAAGAGGCATTGACATCAACTCGAAAAATAAGAATGACGAGACGCCTTTAGAATATGctgttatatttgaaaatttagaaatgcTGCGTTTGCTTCTGAGATGTGGAGCAACAGTAAGGGTTTCTGAATTTTACATGAATTTTGCACATTTCGCATTTGTGAGAGGCAGCGCAATATGTTTCCAAGCCATTATTAAATTCTATCTATTCAGGAAAATTCAAGGAAAGGATGTGGAGGACCATATTTTGGATTTTATCAAAACAGAGGAGGTTAGCGAACATTACAACCTTTGTTTGCAGGAAATAGAATACctgaaacaaaatattgttGATACTAATGTGTCGCTGTACGACATTCTCTTCAAACCGAACACAAATGTGGTTAAGTACTTGAGGAACAAGGACGTTTTGTCGGAGATCCAGAGAAATATCATGGAAAAATCTGAGTTTAGTTACGACCTTGCAGAAATTCTGAATGAGGCTTTAATCAGAAGGGATCTTGAAGATTCTTCTTTAGTTGCATTCAAACACATCTTAAAATTACCTGAATtggtttcagaaaaaattatgtcTCATCTCGACAACGATGAactaaaaagtttttcaagtgCTATGGGAACTTTGACTCAAACCAAGGATTGA
- the LOC123670871 gene encoding uncharacterized protein LOC123670871 produces the protein MDNRSRIDPSKCGGCKNSVVKCGAKCKICTKMFHRSCAQKMKRCCDEEITFVNISIKSSEDDILESVNNIEITGNSSHQDLLLKIIHELESKNRLLEENTVLLKYKISVLENVISIKDKICSRCDKENDNIHVNQDVVADSDITHAANPIIKDNISSGDSLKTSNSTNTGCPQRQREKITLHEMNIAVADAEGKIKSSINNTSSGSKINEWRTVPPRKSSRRNRSALVVGRSAESSTVLGIEKKRALHVSRLRPDTSTDDLKAFLNKNFPSVECEKIQSRYPESYASFKVLIPITEFDKVKNADNWPKNASVNYFFLNRNRKYKDIMNPIHSE, from the coding sequence ATGGATAATCGATCGCGTATTGATCCGTCTAAGTGCGGCGGATGTAAAAATTCCGTTGTAAAATGTGGTGCAAAGTGCAAGATTTGTACCAAAATGTTTCACCGAAGTTGTGCCCAAAAGATGAAAAGATGTTGTGatgaagagataacatttgtTAATATCAGTATTAAATCCAGTGAAGATGACATACTTGAGAGTGTTAATAATATAGAAATCACAGGAAACTCTTCTCATCAGGatcttttattgaaaataattcatgaaCTTGAGAGCAAAAATCGTCTCTTAGAAGAAAACACAGTATtattaaaatacaaaatttctgtTTTGGAAAATGTAATTTCgataaaagataaaatatgTAGCCGATGTGATAAGGAAAATGATAACATTCATGTAAATCAAGATGTTGTGGCCGATAGCGATATTACTCATGCAGCGAATCCAATAATTAAAGATAACATTTCATCTGGAGATTCCTTGAAGACCTCGAATTCaacaaatacagggtgtccccaaCGTCAGCGCGAGAAAATTACTCTCCATGAGATGAACATTGCTGTTGCTGATGCTGAAGGCAAGATTAAAAGTTCCATCAACAATACATCTAGTGGCTcgaaaataaatgaatggagGACGGTGCCTCCTAGAAAATCCTCGAGGAGGAATCGTTCGGCATTGGTTGTTGGAAGATCTGCTGAATCTTCTACAGTTctcggaatcgaaaaaaagaGGGCTCTACATGTTTCTAGGCTCAGACCTGATACTTCCACTGATGACCTTAAAGCATTCCTGAATAAGAACTTTCCAAGTGTTGaatgtgaaaaaatacaatctaGATATCCCGAATCATATGCTTCCTTCAAAGTACTAATACCTATCACTGAATTTGACAAAGTCAAGAATGCTGACAATTGGCCCAAAAATGCTAgtgttaattattttttcctgaACCGAAACAGGAAATACAAAGATATAATGAATCCGATTCATTCAGAGTGA